From Cannabis sativa cultivar Pink pepper isolate KNU-18-1 chromosome 8, ASM2916894v1, whole genome shotgun sequence, a single genomic window includes:
- the LOC115698615 gene encoding zinc finger CCCH domain-containing protein 48-like has protein sequence MGITYLRRRASESVSGNVKSGSMEKVCKFWAEGRCVRGGRCRFVHSWSRGDLYSYLANLHGHTKAVTGIALPHSNSGDKLYTTSYDGKLYIWDCHTAKTTAVINFGVPIGCLINEGPWLFIGLPNEIKVWNTQNNATTGPEITITLDGEGPVGQVNCMTVVNGTLFAGTQSGQILAWQASSDGASPTANLTFIPLGVPSSMKHGGPVVCLCYGGNRLFSASLDHTIKVWDHNLQCVATLKGHSDGVMSLAFCGYYLVSSSLDGTIKIWATTEKGHVETVYTHEEGHGVLALNGITLPPKTCDAKEKEESDDQNNILLCSCNDNSVRLYALPSFEEKGRFFTTQEVRTIQKGPGGQIFTGDGSGRTTVWKMNL, from the exons atGGGTATTACGTATCTTCGTCGAAGAGCGAGTGAGAGTGTGAGTGGGAATGTAAAGAGTGGATCAATGGAAAAAGTGTGTAAATTTTGGGCTGAAGGGAGGTGTGTCAGAGGGGGTCGATGTCGTTTCGTCCATTCTTGGTCTCGGGGTGATCTTTACTCCTACCTCGCAAATCTCCACGGCCACACTAAG GCGGTGACTGGTATTGCTCTGCCTCATTCGAATTCTGGAGATAAACTCTACACAACAAGCTACGATGGTAAGCTTTACATTTGGGACTGCCACACTGCTAAAACAACTGCTGTCATCAATTTTGGAGTCCCAATTGGGTGTTTGATCAATGAAGGCCCTTGGCTTTTCATTGGTCTCCCAAATGAAATCAAGGTTTGGAACACTCAGAATAATGCAACCACTGGACCTGAAATTACAATCACTCTTGATGGAGAGGGACCTGTTGGTCAAGTCAACTGTATGACTGTTGTCAATGGTACTCTGTTTGCTGGTACCCAAAGTGGTCAGATATTAGCTTGGCAAGCTTCCTCTGATGGAGCTTCTCCTACTGCTAATCTAACCTTCATCCCTCTTGGTGTTCCATCTTCCATGAAACATGGAGGTCCAGTTGTGTGTTTGTGTTATGGTGGAAACAGACTTTTTTCAGCTTCTTTAGACCACACAATCAAG GTGTGGGATCACAATTTACAATGTGTGGCCACCTTGAAAGGTCATTCAGATGGTGTCATGTCCCTTGCATTTTGTGGATATTATTTAGTCTCATCTTCATTGGATGGCACTATCAAAATTTGGGCTACCACTGAGAAAGGCCACGTAGAGACAGTCTATACCCATGAGGAAGGACAT GGTGTTCTTGCACTTAATGGGATAACACTCCCTCCTAAGACTTGTGatgcaaaagaaaaagaagaatctGATGACCAAAACAACATTTTGCTTTGCTCTTGTAATGATAATTCTGTTCGTCTGTATGCATTGCCAAGCTTTGAAGAGAAAGGTAGATTCTTCACAACACAAGAAGTCAGGACAATTCAAAAGGGTCCAGGAGGACAGATTTTTACAGGGGATGGTTCTGGCCGTACTACTGTCTGGAAGATGAATCTTTAA